TTTGATCAAAAATCAGGAAAATTACGACAAACTGAAGCCGCTTTTTCTCAAGAAGTTGATTTTCAAACGATTTTATTCACCCTTAATAGTATGTCCGGTTGTCGCTTAAACCCCAGCTTAGAAGCGGGGTTAAAAAGCGTTCATAACCGTCAAAGCCAGTATTATTTATTTGGAGTTGATTCTCTCAAAGGTATTATTGAACGCGATCAATCTGATCGAATTTATATTGGAATTTGGGAAGCGGATTTACATTAACTCGCTTAACCCAAAAGCTAAATTATCCTTAAGATTTGGATTAATTTTAATTTGATCAGCTAATCTAATAAAATCCGTTAAAACTGTCGGTACTAATCCCTAAATCCGATGAGTTATTGTCTAAATCCCTATTGTCGAGCACCTCAAAATCCTTCAGGGATAAACGTTTGTCAAACCTGTGGTACTACGTTAGTTTTAAAAGAACGTTATCGTGCTGTACAGGAACTTGGAGGAGGAGGTATGAGTCGCACCTTTTTAGCCGTTGATTTAGATCGGTTCAATACCTCCTGCATTATTAAACAATTTTCGCCTCAATCTCATAAAACTTCCCTAATTCAACAAGCCATTGAACGCTTTAATCAAGAAGCATTACGCTTGAAAGAATTAGGATCTCATCCTCAAATTCCCGGCTTATATGCCTATTTTGAACAAGAACAACACCTCTATTTAATTGAAGAATGGGTAGAAGGGAAAAATTTACTCCAAGAATTAAATGAAAACGGCGCGTTTAGTGAAGATAAAATTATTCAACTCTTACAAGATATTTTACTGATTTTACAATTTATTCATCAACATCAAATCATTCATCGAGATATTAAACCCGATAATATTATTAGAAGAAAAACAGATAAAAAATTAGTTTTAATCGATTTTGGAATTGCCAAACATAGCCTCAATTTAGTTCAACCCCACACAGGAACCTTAGCAGGAACGATTGGTTATGCACCGTTAGAACAAATGCGAGGAGGAAAAGCCTATCCAGCGAGTGATTTATATAGTTTAGGGATGACTTGTATTCATTTACTCACTCAAATTCCTCCTAATCAATTATTTGATCCTTTTAGTGGGGAATTAATTTGGCGATCGCATCTCCCTGACCTCAATCAAAACTTAAGTCTTCAATTAAACCAAATATTAGATAAATTACTCAAAGATTTAGTCAAAGAACGTTATCAAACTGTTGAGGAAGTTTTACAAGATTTAGAACCCAATCAACAGCAACCTATAACTCCACTTCAGATTAACACAGCCATCCCGCCACCTTCCCCTTTAAATATTATCGTAGCGACTGAACTACAAGCTATTACTTCCCACCGCTTTGATCAAAAGCATCTATTTTTTACTGCTAACCCGATATCCTTCTCATCCCATAATTCCTTATTAAAAGAGCAAAATTCTGTCTTACCTTATGCTGTCAATTCTAGCTTGATAGCGACTCTAAACCCTCCCTTATTTCCCGATAAATTTATCCCAAAAACTGAAATTAAATTCAAACCCCTATTTCCCATTTCCTCAACTCCCTCTCATCTTTCCCTAGAATGTATTAATAGTTTATCCGGTCATCAAGATACCATTCAAGCCTTAACAATTGGCCCCAATGGATATATTTTAGTCAGTGGAAGTCAGGATAAAACCTTAATAATATGGAATTTAAAAACCGGACAATTATTATATCGATTAAGGGGTCATGAAGCTGCCATTTGTGCTGTTGCTATTAGTCCTAATGGTCGTAAATTAGTCAGTGGCAGTTTAGATCGAACTTTAATTTCATGGAATTTAGATAAAAGAGCGATCGCCGACCGTTTTTTTAGTCATTCAGGTTCCCCCTATAGTCATCGGGATGGTGCTGTTTATGCCGTTGCTTATAGTCCCGACGGTTGTATTATTGCCAGTGGTAGTGAAGACCATAGTATTAAACTTTGGAATCAAAGAAACGGCGAATTACTTTATCGTTGTTCTGAACATTTAGAGGGAGTTTTATCGGTTCAATTTATCAATAATTCTATTCTAAATCAATCTTTAGGAAATGTCAATAATATTCATGCTTATCATCATTTTTTTGTCAGTGGAAGTAGCGATGGAAAGATTAAAATTTGGCAATTTAATCGTTTAAAAAGTCTACAAACCTTAACGGGACATTTAGATCAAGTTTCTTCAATTTTTGTGAGTCCAACTCAACCTTTATTAGTCAGTGGAAGTGCTGATCATACCGTCAAATTGTGGGATTTGAACACCGGAGAATTAATCAAAACCTTAACCCAACATTCCGATCGGGTTTCATCAGTTGCCATTAGTCCCGATGGTAAATGGTTAGCGAGTAGCAGTGGCGATGGTACAATTTATCTTTGGGATATCAGTCAACCTCACCACTTAGGAATTTTATCCCATCGTTTAGAGGGATATCCTCCGATTATTTTCAGTCCTGATAATCAACGGTTTATTTGTTGTGGAGAAGATGCTCAAATTAAGGTCTGGAAATTCAAGGTTTGACAGGAAGGAAAGCAATTTTTTAGGTGTGCTGAGATCTAACGCTGAATATTTAGGATAAAATAGGAAACGAAATTAATCGGAGTATTGATCAGATGGGATATTCAATTGACGTTCATCAATCTAACTTTGAGCAGGAAGTTGTTAAAATTTCCTATGAAAAGCCTGTATTAGTAGACTTTTATGCAACTTGGTGTGGCCCTTGCAAAATTTTAAAACCGATTTTAGAAAAATTGGTAACAGAATATGATTTTATTTTAGCGAAAGTTGATATTGATCAAAATCCCGAATTAGCGAGTCAATATCAAGTTGAAGGAGTACCCGATGTGAGAATTGTTGATCAAGGGGAAATACAGCCGGGTTTTGTAGGAGCATTAACGGAAGCACAAATTCGGCAAACTCTCAGTCAACTGAATTTAAAATCTAATTTTGACCAGAGTTTGGAAGGGGTAAAAATTGCGATCGCTCAAAAGAATTTCCCCGAAGCAAAACAATTATTTG
The nucleotide sequence above comes from Planktothrix serta PCC 8927. Encoded proteins:
- a CDS encoding serine/threonine-protein kinase, coding for MSYCLNPYCRAPQNPSGINVCQTCGTTLVLKERYRAVQELGGGGMSRTFLAVDLDRFNTSCIIKQFSPQSHKTSLIQQAIERFNQEALRLKELGSHPQIPGLYAYFEQEQHLYLIEEWVEGKNLLQELNENGAFSEDKIIQLLQDILLILQFIHQHQIIHRDIKPDNIIRRKTDKKLVLIDFGIAKHSLNLVQPHTGTLAGTIGYAPLEQMRGGKAYPASDLYSLGMTCIHLLTQIPPNQLFDPFSGELIWRSHLPDLNQNLSLQLNQILDKLLKDLVKERYQTVEEVLQDLEPNQQQPITPLQINTAIPPPSPLNIIVATELQAITSHRFDQKHLFFTANPISFSSHNSLLKEQNSVLPYAVNSSLIATLNPPLFPDKFIPKTEIKFKPLFPISSTPSHLSLECINSLSGHQDTIQALTIGPNGYILVSGSQDKTLIIWNLKTGQLLYRLRGHEAAICAVAISPNGRKLVSGSLDRTLISWNLDKRAIADRFFSHSGSPYSHRDGAVYAVAYSPDGCIIASGSEDHSIKLWNQRNGELLYRCSEHLEGVLSVQFINNSILNQSLGNVNNIHAYHHFFVSGSSDGKIKIWQFNRLKSLQTLTGHLDQVSSIFVSPTQPLLVSGSADHTVKLWDLNTGELIKTLTQHSDRVSSVAISPDGKWLASSSGDGTIYLWDISQPHHLGILSHRLEGYPPIIFSPDNQRFICCGEDAQIKVWKFKV